A single genomic interval of Asterias amurensis chromosome 1, ASM3211899v1 harbors:
- the LOC139937252 gene encoding peptidyl-prolyl cis-trans isomerase FKBP2-like: protein MASLKVALTAGIVTFILIACVVVVVVVVVEAGDKPQKLQIDVTKKVENCDRRSKVGDSLHMHYTGTLEDGTKFDSSIPRGKPFVFTLGAGQVIKGWDEGLLDMCVGEKRKLLIPSDLGYGDRGSPPKIPGGATLVFEVELMKIDQRKEGFSN, encoded by the exons ATGGCATCTTTAAAGGTGGCGCTGACTGCTGGGATTGTTACATTCATCCTCATCGcctgtgttgttgttgttgttgttgttgtggttgagGCTGGTGACAAGCCTCAGAAGCTCCAGATCGACGTCACGAAGAAGGTGGAAAACTGTGACCGGAGATCCAAAGTTGGTGATTCCTTGCATATGCATTACACA GGCACACTAGAAGATGGAACCAAGTTTGACAGCAGCATTCCAAGGGGGAAGCCGTTTGTTTTTACACTTGGCGCAGGCCAGGTGATCAAAGGCTGGGACGAAGGACTACTCGA CATGTGTGTTGGAGAGAAGAGAAAACTACTTATCCCATCTGATCTAGGATATGGAGACCGAGGATCACCTCCCAAAATCCCAG GGGGTGCTACTCTTGTCTTTGAAGTAGAGCTGATGAAAATTGACCAAAGGAAGGAGGGTTTTTCTAATTGA